A window from Primulina eburnea isolate SZY01 chromosome 2, ASM2296580v1, whole genome shotgun sequence encodes these proteins:
- the LOC140824106 gene encoding SNF1-related protein kinase regulatory subunit gamma-like PV42b, which produces MENVAGVELVEFAFSYRMLTQMDLLKYLKAQKSELKGIMGRRVRELGAVSEIVFGVTDKTKVIDAIKCMNMASLNVVPIVEATEDIKEDRSQLINLLRLSLFQGKDRKLVGTFSLSDLRVCPVSQLKSCLHLNIVYFIEKLSETPLHKACNMKNSTKELISCHPELNKCANKQVQCGGEEF; this is translated from the exons ATGGAAAACGTTGCTGGAGTGGAGCTGGTTGAATTCGCATTCAGCTATAGAATGCTAACTCAAATGGATCTGCTCAAGTACTTGAAAGCACAAAAGTCTGAGCTTAAAGGTATTATGGGTCGACGTGTGAGAGAACTCGGAGCCGTGAGTGAGATTGTTTTCGGGGTTACCGATAAAACCAAAGTGATTGATGCTATTAAGTGCATGAATATGGCTTCACTCAATGTCGTGCCCATTGTCGAAGCTACGGAGGATATTAAGGAGGATCGTAGCCAGCTTATCAAT CTGCTTCGTTTATCACTATTTCAAGGAAAAGATAGGAAACTTGTGGGAACATTCTCATTGTCTGATCTCCGAGTGTGCCCAGTATCACAACTCAAATCCTGCCTCCATTTGAACATCGTCTACTTCATCGAGAAACTGTCAGAGACTCCGCTTCACAAAGCCTGTAACATGAAAAATTCGACTAAAGAACTCATTTCATGCCACCCCGAGTTGAATAAATGTGCTAATAAGCAAGTCCAGTGTGGCGGAGAGGAGTTCTAG